Proteins encoded together in one Terriglobus saanensis SP1PR4 window:
- a CDS encoding YifB family Mg chelatase-like AAA ATPase — MLFKARSAAVYGIDAHIIDVEVDFSGVKREEEQFAMVGLPDAAVRESRDRVRAAIKNSGFDLPPTRITINLAPADLKKEGSGFDLPIAAGILGAYGALHLKDLDDFLLVGELGLDGAIRGVPGVLPIAVAARKAGIKNLLLPAKNAREAAVVDGVNVFPVKSLAEARELLNMAAFEALTVPPLRVETSHLLNEMQSFPFDFKDVRGQHVAKRALEVAAAGGHNILMIGPPGSGKTMLAKRLPSILAPLRFEEALETTKIHSVAGVLDADQGLVAHRPFRSPHHTVSDAGLIGGGAIPRPGEVSLAHNGLLFLDEIPEFPRNVLEVLRQPLEDGVVTISRAAMSLSFPARFMLAAAMNPCPCGYFNDKSRECMCTPPMIQRYVSKVSGPLLDRIDIHIEVPAVQYKELRSGEAAEGSTQIRDRVLAARERQHKRFAMIEEATSGRRQKPIFANAQMSTQQIRIFCELSSDAERILERAMQQQGLSARAHDRILKVSRTIADLEGTPEIAVKHIAEAIQYRTLDRSYWA; from the coding sequence ATGCTTTTCAAAGCACGTAGTGCAGCAGTGTATGGAATCGATGCCCACATCATCGATGTGGAAGTGGACTTCTCGGGTGTAAAGCGAGAAGAAGAGCAGTTCGCCATGGTAGGTTTGCCCGATGCCGCCGTTCGCGAGAGCCGCGACCGCGTCCGCGCCGCCATCAAGAACTCCGGGTTCGATCTTCCGCCCACGCGGATCACGATCAACCTCGCACCCGCTGATCTGAAGAAGGAAGGCAGCGGCTTCGATCTTCCCATAGCCGCGGGAATCCTGGGAGCCTATGGCGCGCTCCATCTCAAAGACCTCGATGATTTCCTGCTGGTGGGAGAACTCGGGCTCGATGGCGCTATCCGGGGAGTGCCAGGAGTACTGCCCATCGCAGTCGCGGCGCGCAAGGCGGGGATCAAGAATCTTCTGCTGCCTGCGAAGAACGCGCGAGAGGCCGCCGTCGTCGATGGCGTCAATGTTTTTCCAGTGAAGTCGCTGGCAGAGGCACGCGAGCTCTTAAACATGGCGGCCTTCGAAGCGCTCACGGTTCCACCGTTGCGCGTTGAGACCAGTCACCTGCTGAACGAGATGCAGAGCTTTCCCTTCGACTTCAAAGATGTCCGTGGCCAACATGTGGCGAAGCGTGCGTTGGAGGTCGCTGCTGCAGGCGGGCACAACATCCTTATGATCGGGCCGCCGGGCTCAGGCAAGACGATGCTGGCCAAGCGTTTGCCTTCGATCCTGGCTCCTTTACGCTTCGAAGAGGCGCTGGAGACGACCAAGATCCACTCCGTCGCCGGAGTCCTGGATGCAGACCAGGGTCTGGTGGCGCATCGTCCGTTTCGCTCGCCCCATCACACGGTCTCCGATGCTGGTTTGATCGGCGGAGGTGCTATCCCGCGTCCGGGCGAAGTCTCGCTGGCCCACAATGGTCTTTTGTTTCTGGACGAGATTCCGGAATTCCCGCGCAATGTGCTCGAAGTACTTCGCCAGCCATTGGAAGATGGCGTGGTCACGATCTCTCGCGCGGCGATGAGTCTTAGCTTTCCCGCGCGCTTCATGCTGGCAGCTGCCATGAATCCTTGCCCCTGCGGGTACTTCAACGACAAGAGCCGCGAGTGCATGTGTACGCCTCCAATGATCCAGCGCTACGTCTCCAAAGTGAGCGGGCCTCTGCTCGATCGAATCGATATTCATATCGAAGTTCCGGCGGTGCAGTACAAGGAACTGAGATCGGGGGAAGCGGCGGAAGGCTCGACCCAGATTCGCGACCGCGTCCTCGCAGCGCGTGAGCGGCAGCATAAGCGCTTCGCTATGATCGAAGAAGCGACTTCTGGTAGGCGACAGAAACCCATCTTCGCCAACGCTCAGATGAGTACGCAGCAGATCCGTATCTTTTGCGAACTCTCCTCCGATGCGGAACGTATTCTGGAGCGCGCCATGCAGCAGCAGGGGCTCAGCGCACGGGCTCACGACCGCATCCTCAAGGTGTCTCGTACCATCGCCGACCTGGAAGGTACCCCGGAGATCGCGGTCAAACATATTGCCGAGGCGATCCAGTACCGGACCCTCGACCGCAGTTATTGGGCGTAG
- the rho gene encoding transcription termination factor Rho, with protein sequence MTISELKEKSIAELGKLARALDIQGTSALRKQDLIFKILQAQSEKEGHIFAEGVLEILPDGYGFLRSPDYNYLPGPDDIYVSPSQIRKFDLKTGDTISGNVRPPHEGEKYFALVKIEAINFESPEETRNKILFDNLTPLYAEERVKMETVRENISGRVMDLLTPVGKGQRGLIVAPPRTGKTMLLQSIANSISTNHPEIVLIVLLIDERPEEVTDMQRSVKGEVISSTFDEPAARHVQVAEMVIEKAKRLVEHKRDVVILLDSITRLARAYNTIVPASGKVLSGGVDSNALQRPKRFFGAARNIEEGGSLTIMATALVDTGSRMDEVIFEEFKGTGNMEVILDRKLVDKRVFPAIDIQRSGTRKEELLIPKEDLQRIWILRKVLNPLSAVEAMELLTDRLGKTRNNTEFLHNMNSL encoded by the coding sequence ATGACGATCTCTGAGTTAAAAGAAAAGAGTATTGCCGAACTCGGCAAGCTCGCACGCGCACTAGACATCCAGGGCACCAGCGCACTCCGTAAGCAGGACCTGATCTTCAAGATCCTTCAGGCCCAGAGCGAAAAGGAAGGTCACATCTTCGCTGAAGGTGTGCTTGAAATCCTCCCCGACGGCTACGGTTTCCTGCGCTCGCCGGATTACAACTATCTCCCTGGCCCGGACGACATTTACGTCTCCCCCTCGCAGATCCGCAAATTCGATCTCAAGACCGGCGATACCATCTCCGGTAACGTCCGTCCTCCGCATGAAGGTGAAAAGTACTTCGCACTCGTCAAGATCGAGGCGATCAACTTTGAGTCCCCCGAAGAGACGCGCAACAAGATTCTCTTCGACAACCTCACGCCTCTCTATGCGGAAGAACGCGTCAAGATGGAAACCGTTCGCGAGAACATCTCGGGTCGCGTGATGGACCTGCTTACTCCCGTAGGTAAGGGACAGCGTGGTCTGATCGTCGCTCCTCCCCGCACCGGTAAGACGATGCTTCTGCAGTCCATCGCAAACAGCATCTCGACCAACCATCCGGAGATCGTTCTGATTGTTCTGCTCATCGATGAGCGTCCGGAAGAAGTGACGGACATGCAGCGTTCGGTCAAGGGCGAGGTCATCTCCTCCACCTTCGATGAACCCGCAGCACGCCACGTTCAGGTCGCCGAGATGGTGATCGAAAAGGCCAAGCGCCTCGTCGAGCACAAGCGCGATGTCGTCATCCTGCTGGACTCCATTACGCGTCTCGCGCGTGCGTACAACACCATCGTCCCGGCGTCGGGCAAGGTGCTCTCAGGCGGTGTGGATTCGAACGCGCTGCAGCGCCCGAAGCGCTTCTTCGGCGCGGCCCGAAACATCGAAGAGGGCGGTTCACTCACGATCATGGCAACGGCCCTCGTCGATACCGGATCTCGTATGGACGAAGTCATCTTCGAAGAGTTCAAGGGTACGGGCAACATGGAAGTCATCCTGGACCGCAAGCTTGTCGACAAGCGCGTCTTCCCGGCGATCGACATCCAGCGCTCCGGTACACGAAAGGAAGAGCTTCTCATTCCGAAGGAAGACCTCCAGCGAATCTGGATCCTTCGTAAGGTGCTCAACCCTCTCTCCGCAGTCGAAGCCATGGAGCTCCTTACGGATCGCCTCGGCAAGACCCGCAACAATACGGAGTTCCTGCACAACATGAACTCGCTCTAA
- a CDS encoding putative bifunctional diguanylate cyclase/phosphodiesterase, which yields MRELIGPGVPSGSKARVSERERRLAVRLEKALLDSIGLSLAYQPIFDRNQQIAAVEVLARWDDAIEGPISPSEFIPLAEKTGLIVPLCKWVIREACLQTKRWLDQGFLLGRLAVNFSVVHIWREDFVETIFEALRESGLPAQMLELEVTESALVLDFEKVKQHLQMLRRHGVRISIDDFGTGYSSLGRLRELDADVLKIDKIFVQGADEEIRGAAMVQAIVNIAHSLGLTVVAEGVETVEQRNLVYQMGCEEIQGYLLAHPMTPEELFILMSKHRNEAHSAGPPLVDTAIFSLSPRALETQEAQPLAAPLVFFGIA from the coding sequence GTGCGGGAGCTGATTGGCCCAGGCGTTCCTTCAGGTAGCAAAGCAAGGGTTTCGGAACGGGAACGAAGGCTGGCGGTCAGGCTTGAGAAAGCGCTGTTGGATTCCATCGGCCTAAGTCTCGCCTATCAGCCGATCTTCGATCGAAACCAGCAGATTGCTGCAGTAGAGGTGCTGGCGCGGTGGGACGATGCGATCGAAGGTCCTATCTCTCCCTCGGAGTTCATCCCCCTCGCAGAGAAGACAGGGCTGATTGTGCCGCTGTGCAAGTGGGTGATCCGCGAGGCGTGCCTCCAGACAAAGCGATGGCTGGACCAGGGCTTTCTGTTGGGCCGCCTAGCCGTCAACTTCTCCGTTGTGCATATCTGGCGCGAGGATTTTGTGGAGACCATCTTCGAAGCCCTCCGGGAGAGCGGGCTGCCTGCTCAGATGCTGGAGCTGGAGGTCACGGAAAGCGCGCTGGTGCTGGACTTCGAGAAGGTAAAGCAACATCTGCAAATGTTGAGACGGCATGGTGTGCGGATTTCGATTGATGACTTTGGAACTGGTTATTCGTCACTGGGACGCCTGCGCGAACTGGATGCGGACGTCTTGAAGATCGACAAAATCTTCGTTCAGGGAGCAGACGAGGAGATCCGCGGAGCCGCCATGGTGCAGGCCATCGTGAATATCGCTCATTCGCTGGGACTCACAGTCGTGGCGGAAGGCGTGGAAACCGTCGAACAACGAAACCTTGTGTACCAGATGGGATGCGAGGAGATCCAAGGCTATCTGCTGGCACATCCGATGACGCCCGAAGAACTTTTTATTTTAATGTCGAAGCATAGGAATGAGGCACATTCGGCGGGCCCGCCCCTGGTGGACACGGCGATCTTTTCGCTGAGCCCCCGCGCGTTAGAAACACAAGAGGCGCAGCCTTTAGCTGCGCCTCTTGTGTTTTTCGGTATCGCTTAG